In Deinococcus ruber, a single window of DNA contains:
- a CDS encoding polyketide cyclase, whose translation MWNYEHQATTSAPPERLYSLWSHVETWHEWNDDLQRAYLHGPFAVNSTIDMVSAQGTLTLRLADVQEHEGFVDEVELDGLLFRTSHHLARLPGGPTQVTYRMEITGEHADQRGPEIGPQITGDFPDTVTALICHAER comes from the coding sequence ATGTGGAACTACGAACACCAGGCCACCACCAGTGCCCCGCCCGAACGCCTCTACTCGCTCTGGAGCCACGTCGAGACCTGGCACGAGTGGAACGACGACCTGCAGCGCGCCTACCTCCACGGGCCGTTCGCAGTGAACAGCACCATCGATATGGTGAGCGCCCAGGGCACCCTCACCCTGCGCCTCGCTGACGTGCAGGAGCATGAGGGCTTCGTCGACGAAGTGGAACTGGATGGCCTCCTGTTTCGCACGTCGCACCACCTCGCGCGTCTTCCTGGCGGTCCCACCCAGGTCACGTACCGCATGGAAATCACCGGCGAACACGCCGATCAGCGTGGGCCCGAGATCGGTCCGCAGATCACCGGCGACTTCCCCGACACGGTCACGGCCTTGATCTGCCACGCCGAACGCTGA